The Vicinamibacterales bacterium sequence AGTATTCATAGTTAAGCCAATCGGATCCGCTAGGGCCTTAGGTTTACCCGCCATCCCCGCATCAACCAGTCACTCGCATGTTCTCCGGATCCCAATGCACCGTCTTCTTATCAAAATAACTAACATTCGAGAGAACCGCTGGACCCGCCGCCCTAAAGCCAAACACAGCATCCTCAATTACCGGCTGCCGACTTCGCACCGACGCAAAGAAGTTGTGAAAGTGGTCGACGGTGTCACTGTAGCCACCGGGCGCACGAAATACTTCATCTGCCCGGGGCGTCAACTCGCGCGCGGCATTCGGATACTGCCGTCTGTAGTCTCTTAGAAACTCGTCCTGCATCGCGTCAGGGAAGGTGTTAATCGAGTACCCTGGGGATGCTTGTCGCGCCCGACGGGTCACTCCGACCGTGCCTCCTACACTCATCACCGCCTCCGACCCAACAAATCTAAACCCTTCGCCCCCCGCTGCACCATCAGCAAAATTGACCCGCAGCGCTAAAGTAAACTCCGGATGCGAATCCGTCGCTGGATAATCATACAAGCCGAGCATCACATCGGGCACATCTCGACCGTCCTTCCAGTACCGTAAACCGCCAGTCGCGTAAATTCGCCGAGGACCAATCGCGCTGACAATAAAGTGCAGGCCAGAAAATAGATGCACAAAAAGGTCCCCCGCCACCCCGGTGCCGTAGTCCTGATAGTTTCGCCACCGAAACATTCGTTTAGCGTCGAACGGTCTCTGTGGGGCCGACCCAAGGAATTGCAGCCAGTCGACGGAGTCAGGCGAAGCGTCAGGGGGAATGGTGTACTGCCAAGCGCCAATGGCAGAATTGCGGTCCCACCAAGCTTCGATCATATTCAACTCGCCAAGCTGGCCACTTTCATAGATTTGCTTAGCGTGCTCGTAGAGAATGGAGCTGACACGCTGGCTTCCCACTTGGAGTATTTGGCCCGTGCGGTTCTGAGCCTCGACTAGAGATGCACCTTCTTCCACCCTTTGGACCATTGGCTTCTCAACATAAACATCCTTTCCAGCTTCCATCGCTTCAATGGCAATTTGACGATGCCAGTGGTCGGGAGTGCCGATAATGACGGCATCGACATCCTCCCTGGCCAAGAGTTCCCTATAGTCTCGAGTAGTTTCAACGTGCGATCCGAACCGTTCCTTTACATGGATAAGCCGCCCGTCATAGACATCAGCGGCTGCCACCAACTCGACACCGGGGGTCCTCAGCGCTGCCTGAGTGTCGCCCTGTCCCTGCCCGCCTGCGCCAATCAACGCAATTTGAATACGGTCGTTCGGGGACATCTGATTTCTCGACCGTCGGACGCTAGGGGCGTCTGACCAAGCTCCGACGACTGCCCCACCGTGGCCCACCGTCGCCCCAGTAATCGCCGCCATTTTCAAAAAATCGCGTCTCGACGCGCGTGTTGTCTTCATTTTTTTGAACCCCCAGCAAGAAATCTAATTTAATAACGTTGGAACGGTATATTACAGTGCCGACCCAGACTTTTGCATGTAGATTCAGTTCTGCCATAAAATCCAACTTCGTGGTCAGACGACCAGCCAGATTGAGGAGAACTACATGGCACCATACGGAATTGATCGCCGCGAAGCCCTCAAAACCTTAACTGCTGCTGGGGTCAGCGCGGCCACCCTGCCACTCTGGGTCACCACCCTAAATGAAGTGGCTCAGGCGCACTCTCACGAGGGCTACACACAATCCGCAGCTAGTGGGTCGGTCTTCACGCAGGCGCAGCACAATTCCGTGGCCGTTCTTAGTGAGCTAATAATTCCCGAGACTGACACCGCAGGAGCTGGCCGAGCGCTCGTGGTCAACTACATTGACACGATTCTAATGGATGCACCGGCCCTCGCACGTAACCGGTTCCTCGGTGGGTTGAAGTGGGTCGACGAACGGTGTGAAGACCTATTCGGTGCAACTTTCGCGGCCGCCTCACCTAAACAGCAGGTCGCACTTCTCACGGTCCTCAGCTCACCCGAGAACGACACCCCTGCTGATCGCATTGGGGTCGAATTCTTTCAAGCGATGAAATCCCTTACCGTCACCGGCTATTACACGTCGAGAGTCGGCATGCTTCAAGAACTCGACGACAACGGCGCTGTAATGTTCACTGATAAGCCCGGCTGTGACCATCCCGAGCACAAAACCTAAGAAAGTCTTTATGAGCGCACAAGACCAGAAGTTCGACGTCGTTATCGTTGGCTCAGGCGCCACTGGGGGCTGGGCCGCCAAGCAGCTCACCGAGGCGGGACTCTCCGTTGCGGTGCTCGAAGCAGGCCGCAAGCTGGACCCAGAAGTGGATTACACCGAGCATAAGCGGCCATTCGAGATGCCTTTTCGGGGTCGCCGGCTTGGCACTGAGGAACGACAGGCCCGGCAGCCTGTGCAGTCCCTTTGTTATCAGTGTGACGAGTATACAAACCACTTATTTATCGACGATACCGAGCATCCCTACACCACGCCAGCTGATCGCCCATTCACCTGGATTCGCGGGCGACACGTGGGCGGTAAGTCAATTATGTGGGCACGGCAAACGTATCGTCTCAGCGACTATGATATGAAGGCTGCTTCGCGGGATGGTTTCGGTATCGACTGGCCAATCGACTACGCTACTCTCGCACCTTATTACGACATTGCTGAACGCTTTATCGGAATATCTGGTCAGGCTGAAGGGCTCCCTCATTTGCCAGACGGCCAATTCTTGCCGCCGATGGCTTTGACCTGCGGCGAAGAAATTTTAAAGAAGGCTATCCATGATTCTTTTGGACGAACACTAACAATTGGTCGGTGTGCGATTCTAACCGATGACCTAAATGGGCGGCCAAAGTGTCATTACTGTGGTCCATGCTCTCGTGGATGCCGTACCGGTTCGTATTACAGCAGTGTCTCCTCAAGTCTGCCGGCGGCTGAAGCCACCGGTCGCCTAACACTGATTCCGAACGCAGTTGCGAGCCACGTTGAGGTTGACGATGCTGGGAAATGCCGCAGTGTCTACTATATCGACCGAGTGACGAGAACTCATCGAGAGGTTTACGGCAAGGCCGTGGTGTTATGTGCCTCGACTCTTGAATCGACTCGGATTATGTTGAACTCAACCTCTCCCCGATATCCAACTGGGATTGCGAATTCCAGTGGAGTCCTCGGGCACTATTTAATGGACCATGTCATGGGCGGTGGCGCCTCAGGAATTCTTCCGGTACTCAAAGGCGTCCCTGACACCCGCGGAAACCGGCCTAATGGAGTCTACATCCCTCGGTTTCGAAATCTGGAGGAGCGACACCCTGACTTTCTACGCGGCTACGGCTACCAAGGCAGCGCAAACATCGTGAAATGGGGTCACGCCATAAACATTCCTGGATTCGGCGCTGATTTTAAGCAACAGATTCGTGATACCCGACCATGGAGCATCTCAATTGGTGGATTCGGCGAACATCTACCCCGTTACGAGAACTTCTGCGAACTCGATAAAATCCATGTCGACGCCTGGGGTATCCCCGTGCTCCACATTAGCGCTGCATACGGTGACAACGAAAAGGCCATGATCAATGACATGGCTGACGCCGCCGAGGAAATGCTCCGCGCTGCCGGCGCTGAAGATATCGAGGTGGAGCGAGAGGTTTCAGCTCCTGGTCTCGCCATTCATGAGGTAGGCACTGCCCGTATGGGCGCCGATCCGACGACGTCTGTTTTAAATAGTTACGAACAGGCCCATGACGTCAGCAATCTCTTCGTGATGGATGGGTCCGGCTATCCATCCTCTTCCTGTCAAAACCCAACAATTACCTTTATGGCCCTGGCCACTCGTGCCTGCGAATACCTAGTTGAAGAATTTAGAGCAAGTAGGATTTAGTAAAAAGCTAATCACGCACCTTAGTTTTTCTGGCTGTTAGGTCCACCAGGCATCAACCGGCGGTTCCCTGAGAATCGCCCTGTTCAAAATATCCACAGCACCCATGAAACCCTCGTCAAGCGAGGCAAGTGCATCTTCGTGCTCGATGCTAATGACGTGGTCGTAGCCGGCTAGGCGTAAGGCACTTACGATCTGTTTCCACACCAGAAGATCGTGTCCCCAACCAACTGTGCGAAAGAGCCAGGCTCGACTGGCCATTTCAGTATAGGGCTTTCCATCAATGACTCCATTCAAAGCAACGTTTTGAGGATCCAGCGCTGAGTCTTTCGCGTGAAAATGGTAGATTGCTGAGCCGAGGGCTCGAATGGCCGACGGAACGTCCACGCCTTGCCAGAAGAAATGACTCGGATCGAAATTAACGCCGATGGCGTCTCCTGTCTCTGCTCGTAGTTTAAGCGCCGTCTCCGCATTGTAAACAAGGAATCCGGGATGAGGTTCAAGGGCGATTTTCACACCGTGGTCACCGGCAAAGGTCGCCGCTTCTTTCCAATAAGGGATCGCCTTTTTTTCCCACTGCCACGACAGCACTTCTTGGAAATCCGGAGGCCACGGGCAAGTCACCCAATTCGGATAGCTAGCGGTGTCAGAATCTCCTGGGCAACCGGAAAAGTTTACCACCACGGAGACTCCCAATCGTTCTGCTAAGCGAATCGTCTTACGAAATACCTCGTCATCATTTATCGCAATCGACGATTTCGGATGCAACGGATTGCCGTGGCACGATAGAGCGCTAATCGTCAAACCGTGATCCTCGATCATCGTCCGATAGACCCTAGCCTTTTCCGCGTCAGCCAATAGCCCATCAAGGTCAACATGACTGTCACCGGGATAGCAACCGGTGCCAATTTCAACTGCCTCCAGACCCGCGGCCTTTACCTTTTTTAGAACTTCATCGAACGGCAACTGACCAAACAGCACTGTGAATACACCAAGTTTCATATCGATATCCCCGTCCTCACACGCTAATCGCGACCTAGTCAACTAAACCTAGACTGGAGACCACACTCCGCCAGCCGCCGAGCTAGCCAAGATCGCATCAACAATCCGGTTAATACGATAACCGTCCTCAAACGTTGCGAAGGCTGGCGGCCGTGGGTCATTCGGGTCCTTCCCACTCGCGATAAAGGTATAAATATCGCGAAGTACATTGTGAAAGGCGGTTGCCCAGCCCTCTTGATGGCCTCCTGGTAGATGGGTATACGCCTGAACCGAGGGAGCAAGGGCGCCTGGGTCCTTCGCTATCTCAATATTGCCGTCGTCCCGACGACCCACCCACAGTTCATTCTGT is a genomic window containing:
- a CDS encoding gluconate 2-dehydrogenase subunit 3 family protein; the encoded protein is MAPYGIDRREALKTLTAAGVSAATLPLWVTTLNEVAQAHSHEGYTQSAASGSVFTQAQHNSVAVLSELIIPETDTAGAGRALVVNYIDTILMDAPALARNRFLGGLKWVDERCEDLFGATFAAASPKQQVALLTVLSSPENDTPADRIGVEFFQAMKSLTVTGYYTSRVGMLQELDDNGAVMFTDKPGCDHPEHKT
- a CDS encoding sugar phosphate isomerase/epimerase, which codes for MKLGVFTVLFGQLPFDEVLKKVKAAGLEAVEIGTGCYPGDSHVDLDGLLADAEKARVYRTMIEDHGLTISALSCHGNPLHPKSSIAINDDEVFRKTIRLAERLGVSVVVNFSGCPGDSDTASYPNWVTCPWPPDFQEVLSWQWEKKAIPYWKEAATFAGDHGVKIALEPHPGFLVYNAETALKLRAETGDAIGVNFDPSHFFWQGVDVPSAIRALGSAIYHFHAKDSALDPQNVALNGVIDGKPYTEMASRAWLFRTVGWGHDLLVWKQIVSALRLAGYDHVISIEHEDALASLDEGFMGAVDILNRAILREPPVDAWWT
- a CDS encoding Gfo/Idh/MocA family oxidoreductase; amino-acid sequence: MKTTRASRRDFLKMAAITGATVGHGGAVVGAWSDAPSVRRSRNQMSPNDRIQIALIGAGGQGQGDTQAALRTPGVELVAAADVYDGRLIHVKERFGSHVETTRDYRELLAREDVDAVIIGTPDHWHRQIAIEAMEAGKDVYVEKPMVQRVEEGASLVEAQNRTGQILQVGSQRVSSILYEHAKQIYESGQLGELNMIEAWWDRNSAIGAWQYTIPPDASPDSVDWLQFLGSAPQRPFDAKRMFRWRNYQDYGTGVAGDLFVHLFSGLHFIVSAIGPRRIYATGGLRYWKDGRDVPDVMLGLYDYPATDSHPEFTLALRVNFADGAAGGEGFRFVGSEAVMSVGGTVGVTRRARQASPGYSINTFPDAMQDEFLRDYRRQYPNAARELTPRADEVFRAPGGYSDTVDHFHNFFASVRSRQPVIEDAVFGFRAAGPAVLSNVSYFDKKTVHWDPENMRVTG
- a CDS encoding GMC family oxidoreductase, with the protein product MSAQDQKFDVVIVGSGATGGWAAKQLTEAGLSVAVLEAGRKLDPEVDYTEHKRPFEMPFRGRRLGTEERQARQPVQSLCYQCDEYTNHLFIDDTEHPYTTPADRPFTWIRGRHVGGKSIMWARQTYRLSDYDMKAASRDGFGIDWPIDYATLAPYYDIAERFIGISGQAEGLPHLPDGQFLPPMALTCGEEILKKAIHDSFGRTLTIGRCAILTDDLNGRPKCHYCGPCSRGCRTGSYYSSVSSSLPAAEATGRLTLIPNAVASHVEVDDAGKCRSVYYIDRVTRTHREVYGKAVVLCASTLESTRIMLNSTSPRYPTGIANSSGVLGHYLMDHVMGGGASGILPVLKGVPDTRGNRPNGVYIPRFRNLEERHPDFLRGYGYQGSANIVKWGHAINIPGFGADFKQQIRDTRPWSISIGGFGEHLPRYENFCELDKIHVDAWGIPVLHISAAYGDNEKAMINDMADAAEEMLRAAGAEDIEVEREVSAPGLAIHEVGTARMGADPTTSVLNSYEQAHDVSNLFVMDGSGYPSSSCQNPTITFMALATRACEYLVEEFRASRI